The Paroedura picta isolate Pp20150507F chromosome 2, Ppicta_v3.0, whole genome shotgun sequence sequence tcctcccccagccatatcgcccttgacccattatggacgagatcccggccccaaATTGGGCCCCCCCTCGTTGCAATTGTAGTGGCTCACATCAGGCAATACATTTGCTGGGTGTATCCCAGTTTCAATGACTGAATGAACAGGCCGGTTCCCTATCATATTTTATATCCAGTCTTCAGTGTGCCATACACATGCTGTCCAGGTTGTGGCTTTTCATCATCTTTGCTCATTCCCTATTGAAATGCGGAATTCATGGGTCTATATGGATCCACAATTTTTGCAGTTCCATTGAAAGGACTGTTGAGGTTATCCCCTTGGAAAACACGTTCCCACACCCccaggggaggaagaaaaaaagaaatagaatccTCAAGGGATTGCCTTTGGGTGAAACTCCCTATTACCACAACACTCCAAAGGACTCTAGCATAGTGATCCTCCActttctcttcacaacaaccctgaaaggtagATTAAGTTGAGAGAATCAcctgcaaatttccatggcagagtggggatttgaagcagggtctcccagatcatacTCTTGTCACACTATCACATCTAATCTCTAAAAGGAGACACTTTTATACTGTCTCTCATGACTTTGAAATCCTCACTGATGTCTCATTATATGTCTGCATATTGCTAACATTGTCAAACAGAGTACCTGATCAGGTCATGAATATAGACTATAAATAAGAGTTTATAGCTATTAAACATGCCTTTGATTCTTTGGTGTACAGGATTCAAGAGGAGTGGGTCCTGTTTGCCCACAGATGATTCTATGGCATAAACCTATATGGGTGACCATGGTGGACACCAGCTACATGAGATTATGTCACATTGCTCAGGTTTTATACAATACGAGATATTGTCCATGTCTCTgccatctatatcaggggtagtcaacctgtggtcctccagatgttcatggactacaattcctatgagcccctgccagcaaacactggtgggggctcatgggaattgtagtccatggacatctggagcagtggtccccaacctttctgaggttggggaccggcagggcatcggggcacggcgcgcgggccacgcccacgcatagggctgcgcccgcgcatcgggccgcacccacacgggcgcggctggccctgattccctctccccgccctcccgcagtaagaagcttcccgggccgcaagcttgcggcccggggagttttttactgcggggagaaggagccgcggcccggcgccatggccttcgcggcccgcaggttggggaccactgatctggaggaccacaggtttgactatccctgatctatatGACAGGGAACCTCAATGTGCTTTGGTGCCGGCCTCCACGGCACATATACTAAATTGGATTGATACAGGGAAGATTAAGCAATTATTTCATTGCATTAAAGTGTCAATACTGACCACTCCAAGCATAGTTCCTTTTTTACTGCAAGAATCACAGTACATGGTGCTCATTTGCTGCAGGGAGTCATGCAGGTTGAGCTCTGGGGTCTCAACAATTTCATGACCCACTGGGCTCCCGATTGGCTCCTTgaccccggactgacactcggaggagccaatcgggagccgctttgtggctcctgattggccccttcgagtttttatcttGGACTCCCCCTACCCCTTTCTCCGCCTacaatgcccttactgctttatttttacagCTCCCGCAGGGGCGGTTTACAGACTGGCAATAAAGTTTATTGTGCAAAAAAAttacaacaggctctagaaaacTTCAATTGGTTAGGGCTGCCCAGAGCCCCTTGCCCAGGTGGGATACATCTAGACCACTCTGTCCCTGCCTTAACTTGCAGTCCATTCTTCATCTCTGCCAttgctccagactacagatcaaCTCCCCAtgcaaaaatggcagctttggagagaagTCTTTGGCACTGTACCTCAAtgaggtttagggttgccagcctccatgtaggATCTGGTGTTCTCCTCGAatcacagctcacctccagggaacagagatctgttcccttggagacaGTATCCACTAAGATAGTTTCAGGGGGTATGCGCAcaacagggttgccaggcccagGTCAGAAAAACCTCAAGACTTGTCAGTGGAGCCTgcagaaggtgggatttggggaagggagggacttcaatgtgcTTAACAGACTTCTACTAGAAATGCCAGCTATGCAAGATGGTCTCAGTGACCCAAGTCATCAGGTGTTTAAGACTCTTAGAGCTAAAAATGTGGCAAAATCTGACCTGCAAGCTCTTAACTTGCAGAAGCCATTCACTCTCAGGACAGATACTTCATAAAGAGGCCTGGGCTGTGTTCTCTTTCAGAACGGGACCAGGGAATGAGGACTGCATCCTGCATTTTTGAGTGTAAAGCTACTATTGTGAGAGCAGAACTGCATTTATAGTAATAGTATCTTACTATTGTCTGTTCTTCAGAGCACCTGCAGCCTTACCTGTGTGTATGGTCTTTCCTGCTACAAATGGATCATTCACCTCTAATGAATGTGGCTGGAACACATACGGGACAAAAATGTGCTAGGCAGTCACCTAAAACACTTTGCATTTGAGACTAAGCATGTTCCTGGAAACATCTCAAGTGAAGTGTGTGATTTGCTGAATATCAGTGTACTCTGTAACATGCTGTTTCTTTATAAGCTGAAAACATGCTCTGTAGTATGTTCAAGAAATATGTAACCACGTGATTGTATTTTTATATGTTCAGGATACCTTTACTGGTATAACAGAACATCAAAATAAGAGAAAACAGCAATATACCAAAAGATAAATTCAGCTATATAAAAACTAAGCTTGAATCTTGACTCTTTTAAATGTATTCTATACAAATCTTGTTTTGGGCTCCGAAATGTTTTAAGTGCCTTTGTATGTCTACTCGGCATGTCAGTTTTGGAACTTTTAAAGTCAGTCTACAGATGCTGGGAGGGGGTCTGTGAAACTGCCAGTGAAAAGCTGTGATTTCAGAGAAGCTGAGTTTTCTGACTCCGGGTCATGCACAAACAGAGGGGAACATTCTTTTACATGCAGGCAAACAACTAACATGCATGTGAGAACATAAGCATTAAGGGAGGAACATGTGATAACATAAAGACTCAGGTCAGGACAACTACTGCCCCAACATTTGGTTTTCATATAGATTGAGTACATTTTTTGAAAGATGGAAACTTAAAGTAAGTTAAAGCTTCCTAGGATTCCtactcattttaaaaatatgtatgctGACTTACAGCTCCTGTGGTGAAGACATGGAAGCAAGTGATGGAGAGCTTGAGGATGAAACAGTCAGACCTGCCAAAGTAAGAAATCCCCATTTACGGCCAATATTTTAATTctaagcagcttggtgtagtggttaagagcgacagcctctaatatggcgcgctgggtttgattctccactctccacatgcagtcagctgactgtTAGAACTCTTCTCACATAGCAATTTCtgaactctcagcctctcctacctctcagggggtctgttgtggggagaagaagggaaggcacttgtaagccactttgaggcgtctttgggtagtgaaactgtatgtaaactgccctgagccatatgggacgGTGGTGTagaaatttaattattattattaataataataatacagggggtataaaaacaacttttctaaATTGTGATTGATGATATACATATATACTTACATATAAAtatatggagattttttttggctCTGTTTTAGCGAATCAGCATAACAGAAAGTAATATGAAATCACGATATGCAACAGAATTTCATGAACTGGAGAAGATTGGGTCTGGAGAATTTGGTTCAGTATTCAAATGTGTGAAGAGGCTCGATGGCTGTATTTATGCCATAAAACGATCTAAAAAGCCCTTAGCTGGCTCAATTGATGAGTAAGTATTACTCAAGGGTAAATGTTCATTGCCTTTGTTCTTGTATTTTGATTCTCctatataactttttaaaagagagccagtttggtgtagtggttaggagtgtggatttctaatctggcatgccgggttcgattctgtgctcccccacatgcatccagctgggtgaccttgggctcgccacggcactgataaaagtgttctgaccaagtagtgatatcagcgctctctcagcctcacccacctcacagggtgtctgttgtggggagaggaaagggaaggagattgtaagccgctttgagcctccttcgggtagggaaaagcggcatataagaaccaactcttcttcttcttcttctaaaagagaaaaatgggagggggttATATACCAATACGCTGATGTATTTCTTTGTGGGATTCAtctcattgaaaaaaaaaatattttcagctgCTGGTTACATCTGCACCAAATTTAGATGTAGCTGAGTCTGCAGTGCTGCTGTCATAATTCTACATTGCTTTGATTAGAAACATGTCTGCAGCTTCCTTTTTCAAATTGAGAGGCGCTATTGATAGTTGTACCATGGAACATGTTGGGCAGGTGTGTCctcatttatttaaagaaaagtaTGGATTTAATCCAATGTAGCATGAGCAGAGTAGAGCTTTTCCATTGCAACCTACTAAGTTCCTCCTCCATATTACTTTATCCAAGAGCTAGAGGAATAGTGAGAAGGGGAAATTGGTGggagttcccccccccatcaaaagagTCTTCTGCAGGCAGAAAGCAAGGTTTGTATCTGTCCAGTTCATGTCGGTGAGAGCACAGAAACCCGCTTATGAGTTACTTGGTTATTTTTCAGTTATCAATAATTAAACCTTTCTGGAGCATTGGTGATAATACCAGTATGGTTtgcatggaggtcccttccaactctatgattctatgaaattaaccTGTGGTTTCAATATTACAGACAAAACGCTCTCAGAGAGGTCTATGCCCATGCAGTCTTGGGACAGCATTCACATGTAGTCAGATATTTCTCAGCTTGGGCAGAAGATGATCATATGCTGATACAGAATGAGTATTGTAATGGTAAGAAAATGTTATTAAATCTACACATTCTTGAATATCATACAAATTGTATGAAGATAATAATTTGCATAATGGATGTGGAGAGGATTTGCTGCAAAGGCAAAAATATCAATGCTAAATATTTTAGTGAATGTTTAGTATGTACATTAAAACACACACTTGCAGCCATAGTTTCTCATATCAGTGTAGAATGTCAAGTTATAACTACTTTAATTGGTAATCTCAGAATAGGATTTGAATGTTGTCTATCTAATTATAATAGTTTGGGTGaattagacccattatgcacgggggttttagcgcacattcggggtggaatggcggcgactaaaatcacggataacgcacggagccggctgcaaccggctgcagcttcggtgcatgccgccgaaaaagccgcgtcagtgaaacgcggaagaaagcgcagcttccgggtgagcggggcgcaaccagaagcggcgcccggatcggcgcgtgcataatcggttactctgggttttgccgccgtcgcgccccgccccatgtataaccggtatgcgtcgcgtcttccccctccgcgttttccatgtgacccgaaatcgccgtttcggcggccgtgcataatgggccatatgcaAAATGCTTGGAGGAGTTTGGCCTGCCACTTTAATGCTCAACCCTTGCCTCTATGACGTATAGCCAAGAGGGATTGTGATAGCTGTAAGAGCACTGATGAAATCAGACTAGCCCGGTCTATTCAGGTCTGTGGTAGAACAATATTAAATGCAGTATTGTTTGCCTGAAGATTGGAGGATGAGAGATAAGGACGTTAAATCTGAATGGCTGAAATCTGAACAGGGTCTGTGCTGCTGATGCTGTCAGTAATTAAATTACACTACTTCTGTAGggttatttaaatatttgtaacAGTTCTGATGAAAACGAAAATGAAGCATGCGTTATGGTAAACTGCTTTCCTTTTAACATACTTGAATTTGGTTTGTAGGTGGCAGTTTAGCAGATGCTATAAGTGAAAACTATAGAAATATGCGCTACTTCAGTGAATCAGAGTTGAAAGATCTGCTGTTACAAGTTGCTCGTGGTTTAAAGTATATTCATTCAATGTCACTGGTACACATGGATATAAAGCCCAGTAAGTATTCAATGGCTTAGTGTTTTCTGAAGCATTTATTCTCTGATAGCTGAACATGGGGGGAACAGATGCGCTTATTTTTgaccttttttttctttggggggggggcagaattgtttagtatttttgttttgttcctttaCAGGTATTAGTATTTTTGCTTAAATGAAGGAGCCTGTTGAGTGAGAAAATTTTGTAGCCGTGAAGCTAGGTCACATTTTGACCTAGATTTCTAAGTGTGTTTATTTCTTGGCAGGTAATATTTTCATATCTAGGACATCAATCCCACCTATTATTCCAGAAGAAGGGGATGATGATGAATGGTCATCTAGCAAAGTTGTATTTAAAATAGGTAAGGGATCATGGAATTGTGTGTACCTAGGCaacattcttttttccttttgagaAAATAATTCTACCTTAATACTTTATATAGGTGATCTTGGTCATGTGACTAGAATATCCAGTCCACAAGTGGAAGAAGGAGATAGTCGTTTCCTTGCTAATGAAGTTTTACAAGAGGTATTTGATGGTATTATTTTACTGATGCTAAATATTTAGCTCACCTAACAGTTCATTTGATCTGTGCCCTTCTGGAATTCTGTACGTAAAACTAAACTTTTCTTTTGCCTGCAGAATTATAATCACTTGCCAAAAGCGGATATATTTGCTCTTGCATTAACAGTAGTGTGTGCTGCTGGTGCTGAGCCACTACCAGCCAATGGTGATCAGTGGCATGACATTCGACAAGGAAAACTGCCTCGAATTCCACAAGTCCTTTCTCAAGAATTTTTAGACTTATTAAAAGTAAGCTGCCGTTTTATTACAATGATGATGAATGACTGATTGGACTGGGAAGTATGTTCAGCCGTCACTTTAATCTCATAATTTCTTTTAGGCTATGATAAACCCTGATCCAGAGAAAAGGCCCTCAGCAATAGCTCTGGTCAAGCATTCTGCACTATTATCTACTGCCAGAAAGAGTGCTGAGCAGCTGCGAATAGAACTGAATGCCGAAAAGTTCAAAAATTCATTGTTGCAGAAGTAAGTTAATATACTGTTAATTTAAGCGTGTCTGGGaagtaattttttatttatttaataaacctGCTGACTGCCACTCTCAGGCCAGCCAATTTGCAGTGATTTATAACAAAATGATAAAAACTACAATAAAATCACACGAGCAACAGTAAAAACCCCGATCCTCCCCCAACATCCCCATTTAGGCATACCGGCTTAATCTGATTCCATGACACAAGGTAGCTGTTGAATGCTTAGCTTAACTAGATGTTCAAACACTTGAGAATTTGAAGGAGGAGGCGTGTAGATCTTccataccctggcctcaaccaaacgcctggtggaagagctcagtcttgcaggccctgtggaactgtgatatctCTGGCAAAGACCCTcagctattctgggagctcattctaccaagtagaGGTCAGGTCCGGAAACGCCCtaccctagttgaggccaggcataccttgCATGGGCTGGGGGTGGAAAAGCACATACATACTGTAACATATTTATGGAGAGATGCCTGCACCTCCCAAAGAGGTGTTTATCAGTTGACGAAAATGTTCTCCATTTTGTAAGAGCAAAAGGTGTACAGAGGACGTACAAATAAGATTCTTAGCTGTCAGTGGTATGAATGC is a genomic window containing:
- the WEE1 gene encoding wee1-like protein kinase isoform X1, which gives rise to MSSLSRQQQPAAGSRRLSTRRAIAPIRQKLLFSGGGSDCEEDEEEEEEEEGEEEEEEGGGGSGNSTGEDSAFQEADSPLSVSRTPARGEPPRTPEEEEAAMELAPPAMPGEEGDSWEEEGFGSSSPVKSPGAYFMAGSPPLLQGPRRYCPPPAAASPPRPGPPVPDYPGTPPHKTFRKLRLFDTPHTPKSLLCRAQGMGSSSAKLRGGSLFMNVGKLEKQEVDMRQAPNVNINPFTPDSLFLQSSVGQCRRRKRTHWNDSCGEDMEASDGELEDETVRPAKRISITESNMKSRYATEFHELEKIGSGEFGSVFKCVKRLDGCIYAIKRSKKPLAGSIDEQNALREVYAHAVLGQHSHVVRYFSAWAEDDHMLIQNEYCNGGSLADAISENYRNMRYFSESELKDLLLQVARGLKYIHSMSLVHMDIKPSNIFISRTSIPPIIPEEGDDDEWSSSKVVFKIGDLGHVTRISSPQVEEGDSRFLANEVLQENYNHLPKADIFALALTVVCAAGAEPLPANGDQWHDIRQGKLPRIPQVLSQEFLDLLKAMINPDPEKRPSAIALVKHSALLSTARKSAEQLRIELNAEKFKNSLLQKELKKAQMAKAAAEERAQFTDRMTTRSTTQNRTSRLTGKKMNRSVSLTIY
- the WEE1 gene encoding wee1-like protein kinase isoform X3, with translation MGSSSAKLRGGSLFMNVGKLEKQEVDMRQAPNVNINPFTPDSLFLQSSVGQCRRRKRTHWNDSCGEDMEASDGELEDETVRPAKRISITESNMKSRYATEFHELEKIGSGEFGSVFKCVKRLDGCIYAIKRSKKPLAGSIDEQNALREVYAHAVLGQHSHVVRYFSAWAEDDHMLIQNEYCNGGSLADAISENYRNMRYFSESELKDLLLQVARGLKYIHSMSLVHMDIKPSNIFISRTSIPPIIPEEGDDDEWSSSKVVFKIGDLGHVTRISSPQVEEGDSRFLANEVLQENYNHLPKADIFALALTVVCAAGAEPLPANGDQWHDIRQGKLPRIPQVLSQEFLDLLKAMINPDPEKRPSAIALVKHSALLSTARKSAEQLRIELNAEKFKNSLLQKELKKAQMAKAAAEERAQFTDRMTTRSTTQNRTSRLTGKKMNRSVSLTIY